The Nerophis ophidion isolate RoL-2023_Sa linkage group LG07, RoL_Noph_v1.0, whole genome shotgun sequence genome contains a region encoding:
- the map3k14a gene encoding mitogen-activated protein kinase kinase kinase 14: MAVRQRIFNSTAPFSGSPLVDLKGSYPKCTATEKGTQQQPQQEEEEEEEEPWKSGKVDYTALSPLLNKVLTQGTAEQVGEAPLKSSAFIAQAECETQDSQEFSPSCSERPYVPSPSCFLVSLQPEHNNVACPTTAFVQEPSCSTSTRRLGQRKKARKRTKRRGRKKQGGKEEEESCRYRVASGVPEQESGTSLEHILDESLQGQRSPFSSSCCSSVESCKDQDASPSLYSPKIFNTGSSCSPLPWTGCFSNPPHSLHSYGQESDSFSSAGDCSLALAGLRGSVSQGDRCYAGPFFKDVERDAWVEDGKEWPSQDSVSNEGIIFYNEKLQPVDSEYKEGREFVLSEFLKEGSYGEVHSARDVNTGFKFAVKKVNLKRFNSEEVSTWSALRSLRVLKLFGVVRDGPYIFFLMDHKSGSLGQLILQRGRLPEDLSLYYLLQVGTALEYLAKKKVAHLDVKADNVLLSEDGRNCFLCDFGHAERLDTGGQSLSGSRELKGTETHMAPEIVRGEPRGAKADVWSSCCMLLHMLNGCQPWTRYYTCRLFLKIANEPPPLREIPPHCGRLTVGIMQAGLQKDPNKRASARDLKERTARALREVGGLRSPSSRLYAEPLHFAKKPPDSLPAVLNEGEERQDQTRRILQLDEEEEADVSKIPLFFQPGRKMTTVPELELRKLERDFYLSSLSQLHSAEMQEQLLSCLSSDPYCNRKDSGRWSLNPADDYSSGVGSYGSQPDGQQQQHLSLELLGHSPPRPCCFQGVDVCIRDFNGATIRIRETRRVKVGHIATGISDQISERVFTLETHLGRKVAHDDEVQESGLKLCCVTAPDYSATWRWRIRDGVLETR, encoded by the exons ATGGCGGTGAGGCAGAGGATCTTCAACTCCACTGCCCCCTTCTCCGGGTCGCCCCTCGTCGACCTGAAGGGCTCATACCCGAAATGTACCGCCACAGAGAAAGGCACGCAGCAGCAGCCGCagcaggaagaagaggaggaggaggaagagccgTGGAAAAGCGGCAAAGTGGACTACACAGCGCTGAGCCCCTTGTTGAATAAAGTGCTGACTCAGGGGACTGCCGAGCAGGTTGGAGAAGCGCCGCTGAAGAGCTCCGCCTTCATCGCACAAGCCGAAT GTGAAACCCAGGACTCCCAGGAGTTTAGTCCGTCCTGCTCCGAGCGCCCTTATGTTCCCTCCCCCAGCTGTTTCCTCGTCAG TCTACAGCCGGAGCACAACAACGTGGCGTGTCCGACCACCGCCTTTGTCCAGGAGCCAAGCTGCTCGACGTCGACTCGTCGGCTCGGCCAGAGGAAGAAAGCGCGGAAACGGACCAAGCGCAGGGGTCGGAAAAAACAAGGCggcaaggaggaggaggaaagcTGCAGATACCGAGTAGCTTCTGGAGTCCCTGAGCAGGAGAGCGGGACTTCTTTAGAGCACATTTTG GACGAGTCGTTGCAAGGACAGAGGAGCCCCTTCAGTTCTTCTTGCTGCAGCAGTGTGGAGAGTTGTAAGGATCAGGATGCATCGCCCTCTTTATATAGCCCAAAAATCTTCAACACAGGGTCCAGCTGCTCCCCTCTGCCCTGGACGGGTTGTTTCAGCAATCCCCCGCACAGCCTCCACTCCTATGGGCAAGAGAGCGACTCCTTCAGCAGCGCCGGGGACTGCTCGCTGGCCCTCGCCGGGCTCCGGGGTAGCGTAAGTCAGGGGGACCGGTGCTACGCGGGGCCTTTTTTCAAAGACGTGGAGCGGGACGCGTGGGTGGAGGACGGCAAGGAGTGGCCGTCTCAGGACTCGGTCAGCAACGAGGGGATCATTTTTTACAATGAA AAACTCCAGCCCGTGGACTCCGAATATAAGGAAGGGAGGGAGTTTGTCCTGTCAGAGTTCCTCAAAGAAGGTTCCTATGGCGAAGTGCACAGTGCTCGAGATGTCAACACAGGCTTCAAATTTGCAGTCAAAAAG GTCAACCTGAAGAGGTTCAACAGCGAGGAGGTGAGCACGTGGAGTGCCCTCAGATCTCTTCGCGTCCTGAAGCTCTTTGGAGTGGTCCGAGACGGCCCTTACATTTTCTTTCTGATGGACCACAAGTCAG GCTCGCTGGGCCAGCTCATTCTCCAACGGGGGCGTTTGCCAGAGGACCTCAGCCTCTATTACCTGTTGCAAGTCGGAACGGCACTGGAGTACCTGGCCAAGAAAAAGGTGGCGCATCTAGACGTCAAAG CCGACAACGTGTTGCTGTCAGAGGACGGACGAAACTGCTTCCTGTGTGACTTCGGACACGCAGAGAGACTAGACACGGGGGGACAGAGCCTCAGCGGTTCCAGAG AACTCAAAGGCACCGAGACGCACATGGCCCCCGAGATCGTGAGAGGTGAGCCCCGCGGTGCCAAAGCAGATGTGTGGAGCAGCTGCTGTATGTTACTGCACATGCTCAATGGGTGTCAGCCCTGGACGCGATATTACACCTGTAGACTCTTCCTGAag ATCGCCAACGAGCCGCCGCCGCTCCGAGAGATCCCGCCCCACTGCGGCCGCCTCACGGTGGGGATCATGCAGGCGGGGCTGCAGAAGGACCCCAACAAGAGAGCGTCGGCCAGGGACTTGAAGGAAAGAACGGCCAGAGCTCTCCGAGAAG TCGGAGGTCTGAGAAGCCCGTCCAGCAGATTGTACGCCGAGCCGCTTCATTTCGCCAAAAAGCCACCCGACTCCCTGCCGGCCGTCCTAAATGAAGGCGAGGAGCGACAAGACCAGACGAGGAGGATCCTGCAGCTGGACGAGGAAGAGGAGGCCGACGTGTCGAAGATTCCCTTGTTTTTCCAGCCCGGGCGCAAAATGACCACCGTGCCCGAACTGGAGCTCCGTAAACTGGAGAGAG ATTTCTACCTGAGCAGCTTGTCCCAGCTTCACTCTGCCGAGATGCAGGAGCAGCTCCTATCCTGTCTCAGCAGCGACCCCTACTGCAACAGGAAG GACTCGGGTCGCTGGTCGTTGAACCCGGCAGACGACTACAGCTCCGGCGTGGGCTCTTACGGCAGCCAGCCTGacgggcagcagcagcagcacctgAGTTTGGAGCTACTGGGACACTCGCCCCCTCGGCCGTGCTGCTTCCAAG GCGTGGACGTCTGCATCCGCGACTTCAACGGGGCGACCATACGAATCCGAGAGACTCGGCGGGTGAAGGTGGGCCACATCGCCACTGGCATCAGCGATCAG ATCTCGGAGAGAGTTTTCACGCTGGAGACGCACCTGGGCCGCAAGGTCGCCCACGACGACGAGGTGCAGGAGTCCGGCCTGAAGCTCTGCTGCGTCACCGCGCCGGACTACAGCGCCACGTGGAGGTGGAGGATCAGAGACGGGGTGCTGGAAACAAGATGA
- the LOC133555912 gene encoding apoptosis regulator BAX-like — MRKSQRCYSENKMAHPGGDGNGNSTEQLLELGADLLKDFIFERVRRYGDGRYGDGNAVVVVTRDQLGGGELCNANHKELAQCLQKIGDEMDGNVELNKMIEKCAPNKEFFMKVALEIFSDGKFNWGRVVTLFYFACRLVIKVLLDNVPDIIRTIINWTVDYLRENVLNWIRDQGGWEGIRAYFGTPKWQMLAIFLAGVLTTVIVTRKM, encoded by the exons ATGCGGAAATCCCAGCGTTGTTATTCAGAAAACAAGATGGCGCACCCGGGAGGAGACGGAAATG GTAATTCCACGGAACAGTTACTGGAACTGGGAGCGGACTTGCTAAAAGA TTTCATTTTCGAGCGAGTTCGCCGCTACGGAGACGGCCGCTACGGAGACGGCAACGCCGTGGTGGTGGTGACCCGGGACCAGCTGGGCGGAGGCGAGCTGTGCAATGCCAACCATAAGGAGCTGGCACAGTGCCTGCAGAAGATCGGAGACGAGATGGACGGCAATGTAGAGCTCAATAA GATGATAGAAAAGTGTGCACCCAACAAGGAGTTCTTTATGAAAGTGGCCCTTGAAATCTTCTCAGATGGAAAGTTCAACTGGGGCCGAGTGGTCACCCTCTTTTACTTTGCCTGTCGACTCGTCATTAAA GTTCTCCTGGATAACGTTCCTGACATCATCAGAACCATCATCAACTGGACTGTGGATTACCTCCGTGAAAATGTTCTCAACTGGATCAGGGATCAAGGGGGCTGG GAGGGTATTCGAGCCTACTTCGGCACTCCCAAATGGCAAATGTTGGCCATCTTCTTGGCTGGCGTTCTCACCACCGTCATCGTGACTCGTAAAATGTGA